CATGGCTTGGTCCTTCCAGGCAAAAGACACACCGGGGTGCTCCAGGTTGCAGGGAAATCGCGTCTTTGCGTCCCCGTTACGGGGGTTCGCTCCGCTCACCCCACGGCTTCATCCCGATGATTGCACACCGAAGCCGTGGGGTGAGCGAAGCGATCCCCCGGAACGAGCGTCCAACCACCCACAACTCCCCAAACGCACGATCTTCCACCACCTCCACCGCGCTACGCTGCCTCCATGAGCACCTCCCGCGGCGACATGGACCTGGACTACCTCAAACAACTCTCCAACGCCTTCGGCGTCCCCGGACGCGAAGAACGCATCCGCGACCTCCTCAAGCCCAAGTTCGACGAGGTGTTCGACGACGTCTCCGTCGACACCATGGGCAGCCTCATCGGTGTCAAGAAGAACGAGGGCAAGCCGCGCGTTCTGCTCTCTTGTCACATTGACGAGATCGGCTTCTACGTCCGCCACATCGACGATCGCGGCTTCCTCCGCGTCCAGAACGTCGGCGGCTTCGACACGCGCAACCTGCTGGCCCGCCGTGTGACGGTCATGACGCAGTCGGGCGACATGCAGGGCGTCATGAACCCCGGCGGTCGGCCGATCCACATCGCCAAGGACGAGGACAAGAAGAAAATCCCGGAAATCCAGGAGTTCATCATCGACCTAGGCCTGCCGGGCGAGCAGGTAAAGGAAAAGGTCCAGATCGGCGACCCCGTCGCCCTCGTCCAGGAAGCGTCGCAAATCGGCGAGACGATCGTCGGCAAGTGCATGGACAACCGCGTGGCCGCGTGGGTCGTGCTCGAAGCGTTGAAGCGGACGCCAAACCCGAACTACGAGGTCATCCTCGCCGCGACGGTGCAGGAGGAAGTCGGCCTTCGCGGTGCCGGTCCGGCGGCGTTCGCGACCGAGCCGGACCTTGCGATCGCGCTGGACACGACGCTCTGCGTCGACACGCCCGGCGTGCCGGACGAGGAGCGCGTCACCAAGCAGGGCGACGGCGTGGCGATCAAGATTCTCGACAGCAGCTCGATCAGCAACCGCGCCTTCGTCGAC
Above is a genomic segment from Planctomycetota bacterium containing:
- a CDS encoding M20/M25/M40 family metallo-hydrolase, producing the protein MSTSRGDMDLDYLKQLSNAFGVPGREERIRDLLKPKFDEVFDDVSVDTMGSLIGVKKNEGKPRVLLSCHIDEIGFYVRHIDDRGFLRVQNVGGFDTRNLLARRVTVMTQSGDMQGVMNPGGRPIHIAKDEDKKKIPEIQEFIIDLGLPGEQVKEKVQIGDPVALVQEASQIGETIVGKCMDNRVAAWVVLEALKRTPNPNYEVILAATVQEEVGLRGAGPAAFATEPDLAIALDTTLCVDTPGVPDEERVTKQGDGVAIKILDSSSISNRAFVDEMAAAGKAKGVKFQFSVLPRGGTDAAAIQRSRSGVKTITLAVPTRNIHTVTEMVHLDDLDSAVSLIAAWLAA